One window of Arthrobacter oryzae genomic DNA carries:
- the metK gene encoding methionine adenosyltransferase — protein sequence MTLPLHIPASHGATPPSLRLFTSESVTEGHPDKICDQISDAILDALLAKDPESRVAVETLATTGLVHVAGEVTTDAYVEIPQIVRETILGIGYDSSANGFDGARCGVSVSIGQQSNDIAGGVFNSLEAREGRQEDDYDLQGAGDQGLMFGYASDETPSYMPVPIWIAHRLSERLTEVRKNGELPYLRPDGKTQATIGYDRDRPVSVETIVISSQHAEGASLEQLRADLATHVINPVLAAANLDISRTRNILNPAGAFVIGGPVGDAGLTGRKIIVDTYGGMARHGGGAFSGKDPSKVDRSAAYAMRWVAKNVVAAGLAKRAEIQIAYAIGQARPVGTYVETFGTETVDPDRISAAISEIFDLRPRAIIDALDLKRPIYAKTAAHGHFGRDDPDFTWERLDRVDDLKAFFNA from the coding sequence GTGACTTTACCGCTGCACATTCCCGCTTCCCATGGCGCGACGCCGCCATCCCTTCGCCTCTTCACGTCGGAGTCCGTGACTGAAGGCCATCCGGATAAGATCTGCGACCAGATCAGCGATGCAATCCTGGATGCCCTGCTGGCGAAGGACCCCGAGTCGCGCGTGGCCGTTGAGACGCTGGCCACCACCGGGCTGGTTCACGTTGCGGGTGAAGTCACCACCGACGCTTACGTGGAAATTCCGCAGATCGTTCGCGAGACCATCCTGGGGATCGGCTACGACTCCTCCGCCAACGGGTTCGACGGTGCCCGCTGCGGTGTCTCCGTGTCCATCGGCCAGCAGTCCAACGACATCGCCGGCGGCGTGTTCAATTCCCTGGAGGCCCGTGAAGGCCGCCAGGAAGACGACTACGACCTCCAGGGGGCCGGGGACCAGGGCCTCATGTTCGGCTACGCCAGCGATGAGACGCCGTCCTACATGCCGGTGCCGATCTGGATCGCGCACCGCCTTTCTGAACGGCTTACCGAAGTGCGCAAGAACGGCGAGCTTCCCTACCTCCGCCCGGACGGCAAGACCCAGGCCACCATCGGCTACGACCGTGACCGGCCCGTCTCTGTCGAAACCATCGTGATCTCCAGCCAGCACGCGGAAGGTGCCAGCCTGGAGCAGTTGCGCGCCGACCTCGCCACCCACGTGATCAATCCCGTGCTGGCGGCGGCCAACCTGGACATCTCCCGTACCCGCAACATCCTTAACCCTGCCGGTGCGTTCGTGATCGGCGGACCCGTGGGCGACGCCGGCCTGACCGGCCGCAAGATTATCGTGGACACCTACGGCGGCATGGCCCGCCACGGCGGCGGTGCCTTCTCGGGCAAGGATCCGTCCAAGGTTGACCGCTCGGCGGCCTACGCCATGCGCTGGGTGGCCAAGAACGTGGTTGCCGCAGGACTTGCCAAGCGGGCCGAAATCCAGATCGCCTACGCCATCGGCCAGGCACGCCCCGTGGGCACCTACGTGGAGACCTTCGGCACCGAGACCGTGGATCCGGACCGCATCAGCGCAGCGATTTCGGAGATCTTCGACCTCCGTCCCCGCGCCATCATCGACGCACTGGACCTCAAGCGGCCCATCTACGCCAAGACCGCGGCGCACGGACACTTCGGCCGCGACGATCCCGACTTCACCTGGGAACGGCTTGACCGCGTGGACGACCTCAAGGCGTTCTTTAACGCCTAG
- the coaBC gene encoding bifunctional phosphopantothenoylcysteine decarboxylase/phosphopantothenate--cysteine ligase CoaBC: MRIVLGVGGGIAAYKVASLLRLFTEAGHNVTVIPTEAANRFVGVATWEALSGNPVSNSVFDDVPSVNHVRLGHEADLIVVAPATADLLARAAGGHANDLLTNTLLMASGPVLMAPAMHTEMWLHAATQANVETLRRRGVTVLEPASGRLTGSDSGPGRLPEPEAIFSAAMALMQDGGIAGQLPLAGRTVTISAGGTREPLDPVRFLGNRSSGKQGVALAVAARDAGASVRLLAAHMDVPAPDGVEVVRVETALQLREAALRAAADSDVVIMAAAVADFRPAEVSDTKIKKRDDTADPVINLLRNPDILQELVEVRGATRPGQLIVGFAAETGDADGDVLAHAEAKLRKKGCDLLVVNHVGEGLVFGQDNNSVVILSRSGSEPQAASGSKDDVAAAVIDRISSELSRVFPRA, from the coding sequence GTGCGCATAGTCCTCGGAGTCGGGGGAGGGATTGCCGCCTACAAGGTGGCATCGCTCCTCCGGCTTTTTACTGAAGCCGGACACAACGTCACGGTGATTCCCACGGAGGCGGCCAACCGCTTTGTCGGGGTCGCCACGTGGGAGGCCCTGTCCGGGAACCCCGTCAGCAACAGCGTCTTCGACGACGTTCCGTCGGTAAACCATGTTCGTCTGGGGCATGAAGCGGATTTGATCGTGGTGGCTCCGGCTACAGCCGACCTCCTGGCCCGTGCCGCCGGCGGCCATGCCAACGACCTCCTGACCAACACACTGCTGATGGCCAGCGGTCCCGTGCTGATGGCACCGGCCATGCACACCGAAATGTGGCTGCACGCCGCCACCCAGGCCAACGTGGAAACGCTGCGCCGGCGTGGTGTCACCGTCCTTGAACCTGCGAGCGGCCGGCTCACCGGCTCCGATTCGGGTCCGGGCCGGCTGCCCGAACCTGAGGCCATCTTCTCAGCCGCCATGGCCCTGATGCAGGACGGCGGAATCGCCGGGCAGCTACCGCTGGCCGGGCGCACCGTCACCATCAGTGCAGGCGGCACGCGCGAACCGCTGGACCCGGTCCGGTTCCTCGGCAACCGCTCGTCCGGCAAACAGGGGGTTGCGCTTGCCGTGGCGGCCCGCGACGCCGGCGCGAGCGTCCGGCTGCTGGCGGCCCACATGGACGTGCCAGCTCCCGACGGCGTCGAGGTGGTCCGCGTGGAAACGGCACTGCAGCTCCGGGAAGCGGCGCTGCGCGCGGCAGCCGATTCCGACGTCGTCATCATGGCCGCCGCTGTTGCGGACTTCCGGCCCGCTGAGGTGTCGGACACCAAGATCAAGAAGCGTGACGATACCGCCGACCCGGTGATCAACCTGCTCCGCAACCCGGACATCCTGCAGGAACTCGTGGAGGTGCGCGGGGCGACCAGGCCCGGTCAGCTGATCGTGGGTTTTGCCGCGGAAACCGGCGACGCCGACGGGGACGTGCTGGCCCACGCCGAAGCCAAACTGCGCAAGAAAGGCTGCGACCTGCTGGTTGTCAACCACGTAGGTGAGGGCCTGGTGTTCGGACAGGACAACAACTCGGTGGTCATCCTTTCCCGCTCCGGCTCCGAACCACAAGCGGCATCCGGTTCGAAGGACGATGTTGCGGCCGCCGTTATTGACCGCATCAGCTCCGAGTTGAGCCGCGTTTTTCCAAGAGCCTGA
- the rpoZ gene encoding DNA-directed RNA polymerase subunit omega: protein MSTNLEGIINPPIDELLKAADSKYGLVIFGAKRARQINAYYAQLHEGLFEYVGPLVDTKLNEKSLSIALREINEGKLVSTPIEPAE, encoded by the coding sequence GTGTCCACGAACCTTGAAGGCATCATCAACCCGCCGATCGACGAACTGCTGAAGGCAGCTGATTCCAAGTACGGCCTGGTGATCTTCGGTGCCAAGCGTGCACGTCAGATCAACGCATACTACGCCCAGCTGCACGAGGGCCTGTTCGAATACGTTGGCCCGCTGGTCGACACCAAGCTGAACGAGAAGTCGCTGTCCATCGCCCTGCGCGAGATCAATGAAGGCAAGCTCGTTTCCACGCCGATCGAACCCGCAGAGTAG